One stretch of Microvirga lotononidis DNA includes these proteins:
- a CDS encoding SRPBCC domain-containing protein produces the protein MDLTFKVSARIAKPVAEVFEAVANPDELSRYFTTGGAKGRLETGATVSWDFHDFPGAFPVWVVEVVPERRIVLQWEANEGDSMASYRTTVTMTFEPLDDGRTLVSISEEGWRETKDGLKASYGNCQGWMQMLCALKAYKEYGINLREGMFK, from the coding sequence ATGGATCTGACGTTCAAGGTGTCTGCAAGGATTGCGAAGCCGGTGGCCGAGGTGTTCGAGGCGGTCGCCAATCCGGACGAGCTGTCGCGCTACTTCACGACCGGCGGGGCCAAGGGCCGCCTCGAAACCGGCGCGACCGTCTCGTGGGATTTCCACGACTTTCCGGGAGCCTTCCCGGTCTGGGTCGTCGAGGTGGTGCCGGAAAGGCGGATCGTCCTTCAATGGGAGGCCAATGAGGGCGACTCGATGGCCAGCTACAGAACCACCGTGACGATGACCTTCGAGCCGCTCGACGACGGGCGGACCCTGGTTTCGATTTCCGAGGAAGGCTGGCGCGAAACGAAAGACGGCCTGAAGGCGTCCTATGGCAATTGCCAGGGCTGGATGCAGATGCTCTGCGCTCTCAAGGCCTACAAGGAATACGGCATCAACCTGCGGGAAGGCATGTTCAAGTAG
- the grxC gene encoding glutaredoxin 3 gives MPSITIYTKSWCPYCSAAKKLLTEKGAAFTEIDIEKKPEARAEMMQKANGRSTVPQIFIGEKHVGGCDDLYALDDRGQLEPLLQA, from the coding sequence ATGCCGTCCATCACGATCTACACGAAGAGCTGGTGCCCCTATTGCTCGGCCGCCAAGAAGCTCCTCACCGAGAAAGGCGCCGCCTTCACCGAGATCGACATCGAGAAGAAGCCGGAAGCCCGCGCCGAGATGATGCAGAAGGCGAACGGCCGATCGACCGTCCCGCAGATCTTCATCGGCGAAAAGCATGTCGGCGGCTGCGATGATCTGTATGCTCTTGATGACAGGGGCCAGCTTGAGCCTTTATTGCAGGCCTGA
- a CDS encoding MFS transporter, with protein MPLALYALTAGAFGIGVTEFVIMGLLLQVSADLGVSISAAGLLISGYALGVVVGAPLLTTLTGRWSRKTVLLALMIVFTLGNLACAVAPDYATLMAARVLTAFAHGTFFGVGSVVATSLVPADKRASAIAVMFTGLTVANILGVPFGTWLGQAYGWRATFWAVTFVGLAALAVIALFVPKGRHEKAEGGSLRDELKVLSRRPVLLGLLTTVLGYAGVFAVFTYIAPILTEITGFSEAAVSPILLVFGGGLVLGNLLGGRLADRHLMATLLGSLGVLALVLAAMTLGIHDKATAIVFVGLLGAAAFATVPPLQMWVLEKADGAGQSLASSLNIAAFNLGNALGAWLGGFVIDHGLGLGSVPWVAALLPASGLLLALWSRRLDRAGSPMNWKPVKAPV; from the coding sequence ATGCCTCTTGCCCTCTACGCCCTGACGGCCGGTGCCTTCGGCATCGGCGTCACGGAATTCGTCATCATGGGCCTGCTTCTCCAGGTGAGCGCCGATCTCGGCGTCTCGATCTCGGCCGCGGGCCTGCTCATTTCCGGCTATGCCCTCGGCGTCGTGGTCGGGGCGCCGCTGCTCACCACCCTGACGGGACGCTGGTCGCGCAAGACCGTGCTTCTCGCCCTCATGATCGTCTTCACCCTCGGCAATCTCGCCTGCGCGGTCGCGCCGGACTACGCGACGCTCATGGCCGCCCGGGTCCTGACGGCCTTCGCGCACGGCACCTTCTTCGGCGTCGGCTCCGTCGTGGCGACGAGCCTCGTGCCCGCGGACAAGAGGGCCTCGGCCATCGCGGTCATGTTCACGGGCCTCACGGTCGCCAACATCCTCGGCGTCCCGTTCGGCACCTGGCTCGGCCAGGCCTATGGCTGGCGCGCGACCTTCTGGGCCGTGACCTTCGTCGGCCTCGCGGCGCTGGCGGTCATCGCGCTTTTCGTCCCCAAGGGCCGCCACGAGAAGGCCGAGGGCGGCAGCCTTCGCGACGAGCTGAAGGTGCTCTCCCGCCGGCCCGTGCTGCTCGGGCTCCTCACCACGGTGCTCGGCTATGCGGGCGTGTTCGCGGTCTTCACCTATATCGCGCCAATCCTGACCGAGATCACCGGCTTCTCGGAGGCCGCCGTCTCGCCGATCCTGCTCGTCTTCGGCGGCGGCTTGGTGCTGGGCAACCTCCTCGGCGGCCGGCTCGCCGACCGGCACCTCATGGCGACCCTGCTCGGGTCCCTCGGGGTCCTGGCCCTGGTCCTCGCCGCGATGACCTTAGGGATTCACGACAAGGCCACGGCCATCGTGTTCGTGGGCCTGCTCGGCGCCGCCGCCTTCGCGACCGTGCCGCCGCTGCAGATGTGGGTTCTGGAAAAGGCCGACGGTGCCGGCCAGAGCCTGGCCTCCAGCCTCAACATCGCAGCCTTCAACCTCGGCAACGCGCTCGGCGCCTGGCTCGGGGGCTTCGTGATCGATCACGGATTGGGCCTGGGCTCTGTCCCGTGGGTCGCCGCCCTGCTGCCGGCCTCGGGCCTCCTCCTGGCGCTCTGGAGCCGCAGGCTCGATCGCGCCGGCAGTCCGATGAATTGGAAGCCGGTGAAGGCTCCTGTCTGA
- a CDS encoding carbon-nitrogen hydrolase family protein: protein MTSTRFTAACVQMRSGRDVLKNRDDAVALVREAASQGAHFAQTPEMTSLVCRDRAELFDKVGPEAQDPVLAALREVAREKGVVVQIGSIAVKEGDKVANRAFLIGQDGDIIASYDKIHLYDVDLPNGESWRESATYTGGASAVAAETPWGYLGMTICYDVRFAALYKALAENGASFLSAPAAFTKQTGEAHWHVLHRARAIETGSFMISAAQGGLHEDGRETFGHSVIIDPWGRVLAEGGTEPGVFLAEIDTALVADVRGRIPTLKNARPFKVEVVPFIETDRAASA, encoded by the coding sequence ATGACCTCGACTCGCTTCACCGCCGCCTGCGTCCAGATGCGCTCCGGACGCGACGTTCTAAAGAACCGCGACGATGCGGTCGCGCTCGTTCGCGAGGCCGCTTCCCAGGGCGCGCATTTCGCCCAGACGCCGGAGATGACCTCCCTCGTCTGCCGGGACCGGGCGGAGCTGTTCGACAAGGTGGGGCCGGAGGCGCAGGACCCCGTGCTGGCGGCCCTGCGCGAGGTGGCGCGGGAGAAGGGCGTCGTCGTTCAGATCGGCTCGATCGCCGTGAAAGAAGGCGACAAGGTCGCCAACCGCGCCTTCCTGATCGGCCAGGACGGCGACATCATCGCCTCCTACGACAAGATCCACCTCTACGACGTGGACCTGCCGAACGGCGAGAGCTGGCGCGAATCGGCCACCTATACGGGCGGAGCCTCGGCTGTGGCGGCCGAGACCCCCTGGGGCTATCTCGGCATGACCATCTGCTACGACGTGCGCTTCGCCGCCCTCTACAAGGCGCTGGCCGAGAACGGCGCCTCGTTCCTCTCGGCCCCGGCGGCCTTCACCAAGCAGACCGGCGAAGCCCATTGGCACGTCCTGCACCGGGCACGAGCGATCGAGACCGGCTCCTTCATGATCTCCGCCGCGCAGGGCGGCCTGCACGAGGACGGCCGCGAGACCTTCGGGCACTCAGTCATCATCGATCCCTGGGGCCGGGTGCTGGCGGAAGGCGGAACGGAACCCGGCGTCTTCCTGGCCGAGATCGACACCGCCCTCGTGGCCGATGTGCGCGGCCGTATCCCGACCCTCAAGAACGCCCGGCCCTTCAAGGTCGAGGTCGTCCCCTTCATCGAGACGGATCGGGCGGCCAGCGCCTGA
- the nhaA gene encoding Na+/H+ antiporter NhaA: protein MDLPKSDLRPTRRISLMRRFFDSEASGGMILMGVTVIALAVANSPLADIYFGVLKSYILGLSVLHWINDALMAVFFLLVGLEIKREMLDGQLSTWPRRILPGIAALGGMVVPALIYLIITSNEPQLRHGWAIPTATDIAFALGVLAILGPRVPKSLTIFLTALAILDDLGAIIIIALFYTSDLSLAMLGAAALCLLVLVAFNRFNVTALLPYLAVGAILWFFVLQSGIHATLAGVALALTIPLHAAPKKTRAEDSPLHRLEHAIQPSVAYAIIPIFGFANAGVPLSGLSFGYLMDPLPLGIALGLFIGKQVGVYAFSHAAIHLGFADVPAGATRLQCYGVALLCGIGFTMSLFIGALAFPGQENLMNATKVGVLMGSALSALAGYLVLSVAPREQPLKPSRPAACN, encoded by the coding sequence ATGGATCTGCCGAAAAGCGATTTGAGGCCCACGCGACGCATCTCGTTGATGCGCCGGTTCTTCGACAGCGAAGCCTCCGGCGGCATGATCCTCATGGGCGTGACGGTGATCGCCCTGGCGGTCGCCAACTCGCCCCTGGCGGACATCTATTTCGGTGTCCTGAAATCCTACATCCTGGGCCTGAGCGTCCTGCACTGGATCAACGACGCCCTCATGGCCGTGTTCTTCCTGCTGGTAGGCCTCGAGATCAAGCGCGAGATGCTGGACGGGCAGCTCTCCACCTGGCCGCGCCGGATCCTGCCCGGCATCGCGGCCCTCGGCGGCATGGTGGTGCCGGCCCTGATTTATCTCATCATCACGTCGAACGAGCCGCAGCTGCGTCACGGCTGGGCGATCCCGACCGCCACCGACATCGCCTTTGCGCTCGGCGTGCTGGCGATCCTCGGCCCGAGGGTGCCGAAATCCCTCACGATCTTCCTGACGGCGCTCGCCATCCTGGACGATCTCGGGGCGATCATCATCATCGCGCTCTTCTACACGAGCGACCTCTCGCTCGCGATGCTCGGTGCCGCCGCCCTCTGCCTTCTCGTGCTCGTCGCCTTCAACCGCTTCAACGTGACGGCGCTCCTGCCCTATCTGGCCGTCGGGGCGATCCTGTGGTTCTTCGTGCTTCAATCCGGCATCCACGCGACCCTCGCGGGCGTGGCGCTTGCCCTCACGATCCCGCTTCATGCCGCACCGAAGAAGACCAGGGCCGAGGATTCGCCCCTGCATCGGCTGGAGCATGCCATCCAGCCCTCGGTCGCTTATGCGATCATCCCGATCTTCGGCTTCGCCAATGCGGGCGTGCCGCTCTCAGGCCTGTCGTTCGGCTACCTCATGGACCCCCTGCCGCTGGGCATTGCCCTGGGCCTGTTCATCGGCAAGCAGGTCGGCGTCTATGCCTTTTCCCACGCGGCCATCCATCTCGGCTTCGCCGATGTGCCCGCAGGCGCGACGCGTCTTCAATGCTACGGCGTCGCCCTGCTTTGCGGCATCGGCTTCACCATGAGCCTGTTCATCGGCGCCCTCGCCTTCCCGGGCCAGGAGAACCTGATGAACGCGACCAAGGTCGGCGTGCTCATGGGATCCGCCCTGTCGGCGCTCGCCGGCTACCTCGTGCTCAGCGTCGCGCCCCGGGAACAGCCCCTCAAGCCCTCGCGGCCAGCAGCATGTAATTGA
- the ptsP gene encoding phosphoenolpyruvate--protein phosphotransferase, whose translation MPSAPGGPRLLLRRLREIMAEPVGAQDRLDKIVTQIAANMVAEVCSVYVMRGDGVLELFATEGLNREAVHLTIMRSGEGLVGLIASTAEPLALSDAQSHPSFSYKPETGEEIYHAFLGVPLLRAGNTLGVLVVQNRTYRVYTEEEVEALQTTAMVVAEMLATGELQALAPVDTGIALRRPVYQKGVALADGVGLGHVVLHEPRVVVKNLIAENIEAELQRLDSAIAEVRLSIDELIERGDVAHHGEHREVLETFRMFAHDQGWLRRMREAVTSGLTAEAAVERVQSDNRARMLRQTDPYLRERLHDLDDLANRLLHRLVGRDLVVERKHLPENAILVARSMGPAALLDYDRSRLRGLVLEEGGPTSHIAIVARALGIPAVGEVSNATSLTEQGDAIIVDGAAGDVQIRPNPDVEAAYAEKARLRARRQEQYLKLRDVPSVTKDGVEVTLQINAGLVVDLPHLDETGAAGVGLFRTELQFMIAERMPSASEQQALYSTVFAEAGGRPVTFRTLDIGGDKVLPYMQSVEEENPALGWRAIRIGLDRPGLLRAQVRALLKAAAGRPLKIMFPMVATCDEFERAKQIVEREKAHLANHGHPLPSDLKLGLMLEVPSLLFQLEEICQSADFISLGTNDLMQFFFAIDRENRRVADRFDPLSAPMLRALNMVAEQAQAAGCVATVCGEIGGRPLEAMALIGLGFRSLSMSPASIGPVKAMLLEMNVAELSTLIREELKNAGGGETLRPKLAHFAETRGIPV comes from the coding sequence ATGCCAAGTGCTCCCGGCGGTCCGCGCCTTCTGCTGCGCCGCCTCCGCGAGATCATGGCGGAGCCGGTCGGGGCGCAGGACCGCCTTGACAAGATCGTCACCCAGATCGCCGCCAACATGGTGGCGGAGGTGTGCTCCGTCTACGTGATGCGCGGCGACGGCGTGCTCGAACTGTTCGCCACCGAGGGCCTCAACCGGGAGGCCGTCCACCTCACGATCATGCGCTCGGGCGAGGGCCTGGTGGGTCTCATCGCCTCCACGGCCGAGCCCCTGGCGCTCTCGGACGCGCAAAGCCACCCGTCCTTCTCCTACAAGCCCGAGACGGGCGAAGAGATCTACCACGCCTTCCTGGGCGTGCCGCTGCTGCGCGCCGGCAATACCCTGGGCGTCCTGGTCGTCCAGAACCGCACCTACCGGGTCTATACCGAGGAAGAGGTCGAGGCGCTCCAGACCACCGCCATGGTGGTGGCCGAGATGCTCGCCACCGGCGAGCTGCAGGCCCTGGCGCCCGTGGACACGGGCATCGCGCTCCGCCGCCCCGTCTACCAGAAGGGCGTCGCGCTCGCCGACGGCGTGGGCCTCGGCCATGTGGTGCTCCACGAGCCCCGCGTGGTCGTCAAGAACCTCATCGCCGAGAACATCGAGGCGGAGCTCCAGCGGCTCGATTCGGCCATCGCCGAGGTGCGCCTGTCCATCGACGAGCTGATCGAGCGCGGCGACGTGGCCCATCACGGGGAGCACCGGGAGGTCCTGGAGACCTTCCGCATGTTCGCCCACGATCAGGGCTGGCTCCGGCGCATGCGCGAGGCCGTGACCTCCGGCCTGACGGCGGAAGCCGCCGTCGAGCGGGTGCAGTCCGACAACCGGGCCCGAATGCTGCGCCAGACCGACCCCTATCTGCGCGAGCGCCTGCACGATCTCGACGACCTCGCCAACCGCCTGCTGCACCGCCTCGTCGGACGCGACCTGGTGGTCGAGCGCAAGCACCTGCCCGAGAACGCCATCCTGGTGGCCCGGTCCATGGGCCCGGCGGCGCTCCTCGACTACGACCGCTCGCGCCTGCGAGGCCTCGTGCTCGAAGAGGGCGGGCCCACGAGCCACATCGCCATCGTGGCCCGCGCCCTCGGCATTCCCGCCGTGGGCGAGGTGTCGAACGCCACCTCCCTGACGGAGCAGGGCGACGCCATCATCGTCGACGGCGCGGCCGGCGACGTGCAGATCAGGCCCAATCCCGACGTGGAGGCCGCCTATGCCGAGAAGGCGCGCCTGCGCGCCCGCCGGCAGGAGCAATACCTCAAGCTGCGTGACGTGCCCTCCGTCACCAAGGACGGGGTCGAGGTCACCCTGCAGATCAATGCCGGCCTCGTGGTCGACCTGCCGCATCTGGACGAGACCGGGGCGGCGGGCGTCGGCCTGTTCCGCACCGAGCTGCAGTTCATGATCGCCGAGCGGATGCCCTCGGCGTCCGAGCAGCAGGCGCTCTACAGCACCGTCTTCGCCGAGGCGGGCGGCCGCCCCGTCACCTTCCGCACCCTCGACATCGGCGGCGACAAGGTCCTGCCCTACATGCAATCCGTCGAGGAGGAGAACCCGGCGCTCGGCTGGCGGGCGATCCGCATCGGCCTCGACCGTCCGGGCCTTCTGCGCGCCCAGGTGCGTGCCCTCCTCAAGGCCGCGGCCGGGCGCCCGCTCAAGATCATGTTCCCCATGGTGGCGACCTGCGACGAGTTCGAGCGCGCCAAGCAGATCGTCGAGCGCGAGAAGGCGCATCTCGCCAATCACGGCCATCCGCTGCCCTCGGACCTGAAGCTCGGCCTCATGCTGGAGGTGCCCTCCCTCCTGTTCCAGCTCGAGGAAATCTGCCAGAGCGCCGATTTCATTTCGCTCGGCACCAACGACCTGATGCAGTTCTTCTTCGCCATCGACCGGGAGAACCGGCGCGTGGCGGACCGCTTCGACCCCTTGAGCGCGCCCATGCTGCGCGCCCTCAACATGGTGGCCGAGCAGGCCCAGGCGGCCGGCTGCGTCGCCACCGTCTGCGGCGAGATCGGCGGACGGCCCCTCGAGGCGATGGCGCTGATCGGCCTCGGCTTCCGCTCGCTCTCCATGTCCCCGGCCTCCATCGGTCCGGTCAAGGCCATGCTGCTGGAAATGAACGTCGCGGAACTCAGCACCCTGATCCGTGAGGAGCTGAAGAACGCCGGGGGCGGCGAAACGCTGCGTCCCAAGCTCGCCCATTTTGCGGAAACCCGTGGTATCCCGGTCTGA
- a CDS encoding DUF1178 family protein, with product MIKYALACEQAHEFESWFPSSEAFETQRKRGFVTCPYCNSAKVEKQIMAPSVARTDKTPKVPAPEPQPVAVLSERERGMRAALRALREHVMKNSENVGKGFVEEARKMHYGEAEERSIYGEADLAEARALLEEGIDVLPLPAVPDDRN from the coding sequence ATGATCAAGTATGCCTTGGCCTGCGAGCAGGCCCATGAGTTCGAGAGTTGGTTCCCGTCGAGTGAGGCGTTCGAGACGCAGCGCAAGCGCGGCTTCGTGACCTGCCCTTACTGCAACTCGGCCAAGGTCGAGAAGCAGATCATGGCCCCGTCCGTGGCGCGGACGGACAAGACCCCGAAGGTGCCGGCGCCGGAGCCGCAGCCCGTCGCCGTCCTGTCGGAGCGCGAGCGAGGGATGCGCGCCGCGTTGCGGGCCCTGCGCGAGCATGTGATGAAGAACTCCGAGAATGTCGGCAAAGGCTTCGTCGAGGAAGCGCGCAAGATGCATTACGGCGAGGCGGAAGAGCGCTCGATCTACGGCGAGGCGGATCTGGCCGAGGCGCGGGCCCTGCTCGAGGAAGGCATCGACGTGCTGCCCCTGCCCGCCGTGCCGGACGACCGGAACTAG
- a CDS encoding metallophosphoesterase family protein: protein MTVFFTSDTHFGDPRVLRIDKRPFKTIAAHDDALIANWNEVVSPEDEVWHLGDFALHVKPERIDELLGILNGRKHLITGNNDGSATLAAQGWASVQAYAELMLEGHALVMCHYAFRTWKNMGRGWIDLHGHSHAKLKPQTRQYDVGVDAFDYRPVTLETILASRTRRRKASADMVSD, encoded by the coding sequence TTGACGGTTTTCTTCACCAGCGACACGCATTTCGGCGACCCCCGGGTCCTGCGGATCGACAAGCGTCCATTCAAGACGATCGCCGCCCACGACGACGCCCTCATCGCCAACTGGAACGAGGTGGTCTCGCCGGAGGACGAGGTCTGGCACCTGGGCGATTTCGCCCTGCACGTGAAGCCGGAGCGGATCGACGAACTGCTTGGGATTCTCAACGGCCGCAAGCACCTGATCACCGGCAACAATGACGGCTCGGCAACCCTTGCGGCGCAAGGCTGGGCGAGCGTTCAGGCCTATGCGGAACTCATGCTGGAAGGCCATGCCCTGGTGATGTGCCACTATGCCTTCCGCACCTGGAAGAACATGGGCCGCGGCTGGATCGACCTGCACGGCCATTCGCACGCCAAGCTGAAGCCGCAGACACGGCAATACGACGTGGGCGTGGATGCGTTCGATTATCGCCCGGTCACGCTCGAGACGATTCTGGCCTCCCGGACGAGACGCCGGAAGGCCAGTGCCGACATGGTATCCGACTGA
- the ubiG gene encoding bifunctional 2-polyprenyl-6-hydroxyphenol methylase/3-demethylubiquinol 3-O-methyltransferase UbiG has translation MTTIDPAEVARFEKIAETWWDPKGPMKVLHKFNPVRLAYIRDEACRRFGRDPRSARSLDGITILDVGCGGGVLSEPLARLGARVTGLDPAPTNISVARLHAERAGLPVDYRNETVEEVVARGETFDMVLAMEVVEHVADRQAFVNACAQGVKPGGCLVMATINRTLRSFASAIVGAEYILGWLPKGTHEWDKFVTPDELTDAIRAAGFAVNDLMGVAYNPLRDSWSLSHDTAVNYMLLAARA, from the coding sequence ATGACCACCATCGACCCGGCCGAGGTCGCCCGCTTCGAGAAGATCGCCGAGACCTGGTGGGACCCGAAGGGGCCCATGAAGGTCCTGCACAAGTTCAACCCGGTGCGGCTGGCCTATATCCGGGACGAGGCCTGCCGCCGGTTCGGGCGCGATCCGCGCTCGGCCCGCTCCCTGGACGGGATCACGATCCTGGACGTGGGCTGCGGCGGCGGCGTGCTGTCGGAGCCGCTGGCGCGGCTCGGCGCCAGGGTGACCGGGCTCGATCCGGCGCCTACCAATATCTCGGTGGCACGGCTCCATGCGGAGCGGGCCGGCCTCCCGGTCGATTACCGCAACGAGACCGTCGAGGAGGTGGTCGCCCGCGGCGAGACCTTCGACATGGTGCTGGCCATGGAGGTGGTGGAGCATGTGGCGGACCGGCAGGCTTTCGTGAACGCCTGCGCGCAAGGGGTGAAGCCCGGCGGGTGCCTCGTCATGGCGACCATCAACCGGACCCTGCGCTCCTTCGCGTCCGCCATCGTGGGCGCCGAGTACATCCTCGGCTGGCTGCCCAAGGGCACCCACGAATGGGACAAGTTCGTCACCCCGGACGAGCTGACCGACGCCATCCGGGCGGCGGGCTTTGCCGTCAACGACCTCATGGGCGTGGCCTACAACCCGCTGCGGGACAGCTGGTCCCTGTCCCACGATACGGCCGTCAATTACATGCTGCTGGCCGCGAGGGCTTGA
- a CDS encoding aspartate kinase: MPRLVMKFGGTSVATVERIRNVARHVKREVEAGYDVAVVVSAMAGKTNELVGWVKEAHAFYDSKEYDVVVASGEQVTSGLLAIALQEMGLKARSWQGWQIPIMTSDAHGSARIAAIDGTGIIKGFADAKEVAVVSGFQGVHQPTGRVTTLGRGGSDTSAVALAAAIQAERCDIYTDVDGVYTTDPRIVPKARRLDKVSYEEMLEMASLGAKVLQVRSVELAMMHRVPTYVRSSFDDPADPKLGTLICDEEDIMEQQVVTGIAYSRDEAQITLRDIADKPGIAASIFVPLADANINVDMIIQVVSDNAATTDLTFTVPTADYERACAILNSHRDEIAFKELQGATDVVKVSAIGVGMRSHAGVAARAFKALADKGINIRAITTSEIKFSVLIESAYTELAVRTLHSLYGLDQA, from the coding sequence ATGCCCCGTCTTGTCATGAAGTTCGGCGGAACATCCGTCGCCACCGTAGAGCGCATCCGCAATGTGGCGCGGCATGTCAAACGCGAGGTCGAGGCCGGCTATGACGTCGCCGTCGTCGTGTCCGCGATGGCGGGCAAGACCAACGAGCTCGTCGGCTGGGTGAAAGAGGCCCACGCCTTCTACGATTCGAAGGAATACGACGTGGTCGTCGCCTCGGGCGAGCAGGTGACCTCGGGTCTGCTCGCCATCGCCCTGCAGGAGATGGGTCTGAAGGCCCGCTCGTGGCAGGGCTGGCAGATCCCGATCATGACCTCCGACGCCCATGGCTCGGCGCGAATCGCCGCCATCGACGGCACCGGGATCATCAAGGGCTTCGCGGATGCGAAGGAAGTGGCCGTCGTGTCCGGCTTCCAGGGCGTGCATCAGCCCACGGGCCGCGTGACCACCCTGGGCCGCGGCGGATCGGACACCAGCGCCGTGGCGCTGGCGGCCGCCATCCAGGCCGAGCGCTGCGACATCTACACGGACGTGGACGGCGTCTACACCACCGATCCGCGCATCGTGCCCAAGGCCCGGCGCCTGGACAAGGTATCCTACGAGGAAATGCTGGAAATGGCCTCGCTGGGGGCCAAGGTGCTCCAGGTGCGCTCGGTGGAGCTCGCCATGATGCACCGCGTGCCCACTTATGTGCGCTCCAGCTTCGACGATCCCGCCGATCCCAAGCTCGGCACCCTCATCTGCGACGAGGAAGACATCATGGAACAGCAGGTTGTCACGGGCATCGCCTATTCGCGCGACGAAGCCCAGATCACGCTGCGGGACATTGCGGACAAGCCGGGCATCGCCGCTTCGATCTTCGTGCCCCTGGCCGACGCCAACATCAACGTGGACATGATCATCCAGGTCGTGTCCGACAACGCCGCCACCACGGACCTGACCTTCACGGTGCCCACCGCCGATTACGAGCGGGCCTGCGCGATCCTCAACTCCCACCGGGACGAAATCGCCTTCAAGGAGCTCCAGGGAGCGACCGACGTGGTCAAGGTCTCGGCCATCGGGGTCGGCATGCGCAGCCATGCGGGCGTCGCCGCGCGGGCCTTCAAGGCCTTGGCCGACAAGGGCATCAACATCCGGGCGATCACCACGTCCGAGATCAAATTCTCAGTCCTGATCGAATCGGCCTATACGGAGCTTGCGGTGCGCACGCTCCACTCGCTATACGGCCTTGATCAAGCCTGA
- a CDS encoding LysR family transcriptional regulator, whose translation MARMDINRSGEMEVFVRAVDLGGFSAAARALRMTPSAVSKLMARLEARLGARLVNRSTRKLQLTPEGAAYYDRAVSILADLDEAERSAAAGAAPRGRLRVNTSVPFGTHRLIPLLPDFLERHPEVTVEITLTDTVVDLIEDRADVAIRVGPLKSSQLVARKLGESRMMLVAAPSYLDRRGMPQSPEDLARHNLLGFSFARQSNGWPFQDGNGHVSAVVPTGNAQVSDGESMRLLVLAGLGISRLSVLHVAPDIAAGRLVPVLEAYNPGDTESVHAVYVGGGHLPARVRAFLDYLVENARLS comes from the coding sequence ATGGCCCGAATGGACATCAACCGGTCCGGCGAGATGGAGGTCTTCGTCCGGGCCGTGGATCTCGGCGGGTTTTCCGCCGCCGCCCGGGCTCTCCGGATGACGCCTTCGGCCGTAAGCAAGCTCATGGCCCGGCTGGAGGCGCGCCTGGGCGCCCGCCTCGTCAACCGCTCGACCCGCAAGCTCCAGCTGACGCCGGAGGGCGCCGCCTACTACGATCGGGCGGTGAGCATCCTGGCGGATCTCGACGAGGCCGAGCGCAGCGCCGCGGCGGGAGCCGCGCCGCGCGGCCGCCTGCGGGTCAATACGAGCGTCCCGTTCGGCACGCACCGCCTGATCCCCCTGCTGCCGGATTTTCTCGAGCGGCATCCCGAGGTCACGGTCGAGATCACGTTGACGGACACGGTGGTCGACCTGATCGAGGACCGGGCCGACGTGGCGATCCGCGTCGGGCCGCTGAAATCCTCCCAGCTCGTGGCGCGCAAGCTCGGCGAGAGCCGGATGATGCTGGTGGCGGCTCCCTCCTACCTGGACCGGCGCGGCATGCCGCAAAGCCCTGAGGACCTCGCCCGCCACAACCTTCTCGGCTTCAGCTTCGCCCGTCAGAGCAACGGCTGGCCGTTCCAGGACGGGAACGGTCATGTGAGCGCCGTCGTGCCGACCGGCAATGCCCAGGTGAGCGACGGCGAGTCCATGCGGCTTCTCGTGCTCGCCGGCCTCGGCATCAGCCGCCTCTCGGTGCTCCATGTGGCGCCCGACATCGCAGCCGGGCGGCTCGTCCCCGTGCTGGAGGCCTACAATCCCGGCGACACGGAGAGCGTCCATGCCGTCTATGTGGGCGGCGGCCACCTGCCCGCCCGGGTCCGCGCCTTCCTCGACTACCTCGTCGAGAACGCCCGGCTCAGTTGA
- a CDS encoding ArsR/SmtB family transcription factor, whose protein sequence is MSSDEDNDRIFKALSAATRRDILDALKDKPQTTGELCARFPALDRCTVMQHLKVLEGADLVIVRREGRERWNHLNPLPIKQIYDRWIGAYAGRAVEMLDRLKSDLESKGN, encoded by the coding sequence ATGTCAAGCGACGAGGACAACGACCGGATCTTCAAGGCCCTGTCGGCCGCGACCCGCCGCGACATTCTCGATGCGTTGAAGGACAAGCCCCAGACCACGGGCGAGTTGTGCGCCCGGTTCCCGGCGCTCGACCGCTGCACCGTGATGCAGCACCTGAAGGTCCTGGAGGGAGCGGATCTCGTGATCGTCAGGCGCGAGGGGCGGGAACGCTGGAACCATCTCAACCCGCTCCCGATCAAGCAGATCTACGACCGCTGGATCGGCGCCTATGCGGGCCGTGCCGTGGAAATGCTCGACCGCCTGAAGTCGGATCTCGAAAGCAAAGGAAACTAG